A stretch of Apostichopus japonicus isolate 1M-3 chromosome 9, ASM3797524v1, whole genome shotgun sequence DNA encodes these proteins:
- the LOC139973171 gene encoding uncharacterized protein isoform X1, with translation MENLPGRQCWQSVLAVLMLWSFLESDMVIASVVSQASGSSYFVFQQPEYPRDCKEVLNACSSTHNTSGVYLIKPDGYPEPFEAYCDNDLENGGWTVLQRRLRESINFNRTWKDFRNGFGFPRSEVWLGNEKVAFLTNQKQYQLRLEFQNAAGQSYYVTYDNFRISDEWGQYSLSSLGSCRGTPNSNIKWCPTNEIFTNETCERRCEDPKTCVSSTSLAKPERCACVGEYMIHEGNCIPQNQCGCFAADKGGILREGHVYIDLRCTRKSTCRNNRLVDESYQCSSDATCAERNGVRKCYCNPNYQGDGETCRHNCFVADIGSVLREGQFYANSRCTRKSTCMNSRLVDESYQCSSHATCDTKNSNRKCYCNDGYQGDGVTCTHNCFVAAKRSVLREGQFYANSRCTRKSTCRNNRLIDESYQCSDHATCDTRNNDRKCYCNDGYQGDGVECTREVAPKDCYELYVSGTLSDGVYTIYPDGWPSGIQVYCEMESNGGGWTVFQRRSSASTDFYRGWSDYKNGFGNKNQDHWLGSKYIYSITNQKTYQLRIDLRDSGSSSKYAVYSTFSITDEADKYRLSVGSHSGNTGYNGLSYINNKQFSTKDQDNDGSSSYDCAEGHRGAWWYGYYYNICYSYCRTSDFSCYYYPEGNCCRGCTYSNLNGDYDGSTRGTHMFWHSYSLNGYGCSLQYTDMKIRPV, from the exons GTCATCGCCAGCGTCGTGAGCCAAGCATCAG GTtcttcatactttgtttttcaacaacccGAGTACCCGAGGGATTGCAAAGAAGTATTGAATGCCTGCTCTTCTACCCACAATACATCTGGGGTGTACCTTATTAAACCCGATGGCTACCCTGAACCATTTGAAGCCTACTGTGATAATGATCTTGAAAatggaggatggacg GTTTTGCAAAGACGATTAAGGGAATCTATTAACTTCAATCGAACATGGAAGGACTTCAGAAACGGCTTCGGGTTTCCACGAAGTGAGGtttggcttggaaatgagaAAGTTGCTTTTCTAACCAACCAGAAACAGTATCAACTACGACTGGAGTTTCAGAATGCTGCGGGACAGTCTTACTACGTAACATATGACAACTTTCGTATTTCTGATGAATGGGGGCAATATTCACTGTCAAGTTTAGGTTCATGCCGAGGAACACCAA ATTCAAACATTAAATGGTGTCCGACTAACGAAATATTCACCAACGAAACATGTGAGAGGAGGTGTGAGGACCCTAAGACCTGCGTCTCTTCAACCTCTCTTGCAAAACCAGAGAGATGTGCTTGTGTCGGTGAATATATGATTCATGAGGGAAATTGCATTCCTCAGAACCAATGCGGATGTTTTGCTGCTGACAAGGGAGGTATCTTAAGG gagggccacgtttacattgatttaagatgtacacgaaaatcaacttgtaggaacaaccggcttgtagatgagagttaccagtgtagtagtgacgcaacctgtgctgagaggaacggtgtccgtaaatgttactgcaatccaaactaccaaggggacggagagaCGTGCCGCCACAACTGCTTTgttgctgacataggaagtgtattaagg GAGGGCCAATTTTACGctaattcaagatgtacacgaaaatcaacttgtatGAACAGCCGTCttgtagatgagagttaccagtgtagtagtcacgcaacctgtgatacgaAGAACAGTaaccgtaaatgttactgcaatgatggctaccaaggggacggagtgacgtgcacccacaactgcttcgttgctgccaAAAGAAGTGTATTAAGG gagggccaGTTTTACGctaattcaagatgtacacgaaaatcaacttgtaggaacaaccgtctgatagatgagagttaccagtgtagtgatcatgCAACCTGTGATACGAGGAACAATgaccgtaaatgttactgcaatgatggttaccaaggggacggagtaGAGTGTACACGTGAGGTGGCTCCAAAAGATTGCTACGAGCTTTATGTTTCCGGTACACTCAGTGATGGTGTTTACACCATTTACCCTGATGGTTGGCCAAGCGGTATTCAGGtttactgtgagatggaaagtaacggaggaggatggacg GTTTTTCAGCGACGATCGAGTGCCTCCACTGACTTTTATCGTGGTTGGTCAGACTACAAGAACGGTTTCGGTAATAAAAATCAAGACCACTGGCTAGGtagcaaatatatatactctatCACCAACCAGAAAACGTACCAGCTTCGTATTGATCTAAGGGACTCCGGCTCATCATCGAAATATGCCGTCTATTCGACTTTTAGCATTACTGACGAGGCAGACAAGTATCGACTATCAGTTGGATCACACAGTGGAAATACAG GTTATAATGGTTTGTCTTATATCAACAATAAACAATTCAGTACAAAAGACCAGGACAACGACGGATCCAGTAGTTACGACTGTGCGGAAGGACACAGAGGAGCCTGGTGGTACggttattattataacatttgTTATAGTTATTGCCGTACTAGTGATTTCTCTTGCTATTATTACCCTGAGGGCAACTGCTGTCGTGGTTGCACATATTCAAATCTCAACGGAGACTACGACGGCTCTACTCGAGGAACGCACATGTTCTGGCATAGTTATAGTTTGAACGGTTACGGATGCAGCCTACAAtacacagatatgaaaatacGTCCTGTGTAG
- the LOC139973171 gene encoding uncharacterized protein isoform X2, translating into MENLPGRQCWQSVLAVLMLWSFLESDMVIASVVSQASGSSYFVFQQPEYPRDCKEVLNACSSTHNTSGVYLIKPDGYPEPFEAYCDNDLENGGWTVLQRRLRESINFNRTWKDFRNGFGFPRSEVWLGNEKVAFLTNQKQYQLRLEFQNAAGQSYYVTYDNFRISDEWGQYSLSSLGSCRGTPNSNIKWCPTNEIFTNETCERRCEDPKTCVSSTSLAKPERCACVGEYMIHEGNCIPQNQCGCFAADKGGILREGHVYIDLRCTRKSTCRNNRLVDESYQCSSDATCAERNGVRKCYCNPNYQGDGETCRHNCFVADIGSVLREGQFYANSRCTRKSTCRNNRLIDESYQCSDHATCDTRNNDRKCYCNDGYQGDGVECTREVAPKDCYELYVSGTLSDGVYTIYPDGWPSGIQVYCEMESNGGGWTVFQRRSSASTDFYRGWSDYKNGFGNKNQDHWLGSKYIYSITNQKTYQLRIDLRDSGSSSKYAVYSTFSITDEADKYRLSVGSHSGNTGYNGLSYINNKQFSTKDQDNDGSSSYDCAEGHRGAWWYGYYYNICYSYCRTSDFSCYYYPEGNCCRGCTYSNLNGDYDGSTRGTHMFWHSYSLNGYGCSLQYTDMKIRPV; encoded by the exons GTCATCGCCAGCGTCGTGAGCCAAGCATCAG GTtcttcatactttgtttttcaacaacccGAGTACCCGAGGGATTGCAAAGAAGTATTGAATGCCTGCTCTTCTACCCACAATACATCTGGGGTGTACCTTATTAAACCCGATGGCTACCCTGAACCATTTGAAGCCTACTGTGATAATGATCTTGAAAatggaggatggacg GTTTTGCAAAGACGATTAAGGGAATCTATTAACTTCAATCGAACATGGAAGGACTTCAGAAACGGCTTCGGGTTTCCACGAAGTGAGGtttggcttggaaatgagaAAGTTGCTTTTCTAACCAACCAGAAACAGTATCAACTACGACTGGAGTTTCAGAATGCTGCGGGACAGTCTTACTACGTAACATATGACAACTTTCGTATTTCTGATGAATGGGGGCAATATTCACTGTCAAGTTTAGGTTCATGCCGAGGAACACCAA ATTCAAACATTAAATGGTGTCCGACTAACGAAATATTCACCAACGAAACATGTGAGAGGAGGTGTGAGGACCCTAAGACCTGCGTCTCTTCAACCTCTCTTGCAAAACCAGAGAGATGTGCTTGTGTCGGTGAATATATGATTCATGAGGGAAATTGCATTCCTCAGAACCAATGCGGATGTTTTGCTGCTGACAAGGGAGGTATCTTAAGG gagggccacgtttacattgatttaagatgtacacgaaaatcaacttgtaggaacaaccggcttgtagatgagagttaccagtgtagtagtgacgcaacctgtgctgagaggaacggtgtccgtaaatgttactgcaatccaaactaccaaggggacggagagaCGTGCCGCCACAACTGCTTTgttgctgacataggaagtgtattaagg gagggccaGTTTTACGctaattcaagatgtacacgaaaatcaacttgtaggaacaaccgtctgatagatgagagttaccagtgtagtgatcatgCAACCTGTGATACGAGGAACAATgaccgtaaatgttactgcaatgatggttaccaaggggacggagtaGAGTGTACACGTGAGGTGGCTCCAAAAGATTGCTACGAGCTTTATGTTTCCGGTACACTCAGTGATGGTGTTTACACCATTTACCCTGATGGTTGGCCAAGCGGTATTCAGGtttactgtgagatggaaagtaacggaggaggatggacg GTTTTTCAGCGACGATCGAGTGCCTCCACTGACTTTTATCGTGGTTGGTCAGACTACAAGAACGGTTTCGGTAATAAAAATCAAGACCACTGGCTAGGtagcaaatatatatactctatCACCAACCAGAAAACGTACCAGCTTCGTATTGATCTAAGGGACTCCGGCTCATCATCGAAATATGCCGTCTATTCGACTTTTAGCATTACTGACGAGGCAGACAAGTATCGACTATCAGTTGGATCACACAGTGGAAATACAG GTTATAATGGTTTGTCTTATATCAACAATAAACAATTCAGTACAAAAGACCAGGACAACGACGGATCCAGTAGTTACGACTGTGCGGAAGGACACAGAGGAGCCTGGTGGTACggttattattataacatttgTTATAGTTATTGCCGTACTAGTGATTTCTCTTGCTATTATTACCCTGAGGGCAACTGCTGTCGTGGTTGCACATATTCAAATCTCAACGGAGACTACGACGGCTCTACTCGAGGAACGCACATGTTCTGGCATAGTTATAGTTTGAACGGTTACGGATGCAGCCTACAAtacacagatatgaaaatacGTCCTGTGTAG
- the LOC139973171 gene encoding uncharacterized protein isoform X3, which translates to MENLPGRQCWQSVLAVLMLWSFLESDMVIASVVSQASGSSYFVFQQPEYPRDCKEVLNACSSTHNTSGVYLIKPDGYPEPFEAYCDNDLENGGWTVLQRRLRESINFNRTWKDFRNGFGFPRSEVWLGNEKVAFLTNQKQYQLRLEFQNAAGQSYYVTYDNFRISDEWGQYSLSSLGSCRGTPNSNIKWCPTNEIFTNETCERRCEDPKTCVSSTSLAKPERCACVGEYMIHEGNCIPQNQCGCFAADKGGILREGQFYANSRCTRKSTCRNNRLIDESYQCSDHATCDTRNNDRKCYCNDGYQGDGVECTREVAPKDCYELYVSGTLSDGVYTIYPDGWPSGIQVYCEMESNGGGWTVFQRRSSASTDFYRGWSDYKNGFGNKNQDHWLGSKYIYSITNQKTYQLRIDLRDSGSSSKYAVYSTFSITDEADKYRLSVGSHSGNTGYNGLSYINNKQFSTKDQDNDGSSSYDCAEGHRGAWWYGYYYNICYSYCRTSDFSCYYYPEGNCCRGCTYSNLNGDYDGSTRGTHMFWHSYSLNGYGCSLQYTDMKIRPV; encoded by the exons GTCATCGCCAGCGTCGTGAGCCAAGCATCAG GTtcttcatactttgtttttcaacaacccGAGTACCCGAGGGATTGCAAAGAAGTATTGAATGCCTGCTCTTCTACCCACAATACATCTGGGGTGTACCTTATTAAACCCGATGGCTACCCTGAACCATTTGAAGCCTACTGTGATAATGATCTTGAAAatggaggatggacg GTTTTGCAAAGACGATTAAGGGAATCTATTAACTTCAATCGAACATGGAAGGACTTCAGAAACGGCTTCGGGTTTCCACGAAGTGAGGtttggcttggaaatgagaAAGTTGCTTTTCTAACCAACCAGAAACAGTATCAACTACGACTGGAGTTTCAGAATGCTGCGGGACAGTCTTACTACGTAACATATGACAACTTTCGTATTTCTGATGAATGGGGGCAATATTCACTGTCAAGTTTAGGTTCATGCCGAGGAACACCAA ATTCAAACATTAAATGGTGTCCGACTAACGAAATATTCACCAACGAAACATGTGAGAGGAGGTGTGAGGACCCTAAGACCTGCGTCTCTTCAACCTCTCTTGCAAAACCAGAGAGATGTGCTTGTGTCGGTGAATATATGATTCATGAGGGAAATTGCATTCCTCAGAACCAATGCGGATGTTTTGCTGCTGACAAGGGAGGTATCTTAAGG gagggccaGTTTTACGctaattcaagatgtacacgaaaatcaacttgtaggaacaaccgtctgatagatgagagttaccagtgtagtgatcatgCAACCTGTGATACGAGGAACAATgaccgtaaatgttactgcaatgatggttaccaaggggacggagtaGAGTGTACACGTGAGGTGGCTCCAAAAGATTGCTACGAGCTTTATGTTTCCGGTACACTCAGTGATGGTGTTTACACCATTTACCCTGATGGTTGGCCAAGCGGTATTCAGGtttactgtgagatggaaagtaacggaggaggatggacg GTTTTTCAGCGACGATCGAGTGCCTCCACTGACTTTTATCGTGGTTGGTCAGACTACAAGAACGGTTTCGGTAATAAAAATCAAGACCACTGGCTAGGtagcaaatatatatactctatCACCAACCAGAAAACGTACCAGCTTCGTATTGATCTAAGGGACTCCGGCTCATCATCGAAATATGCCGTCTATTCGACTTTTAGCATTACTGACGAGGCAGACAAGTATCGACTATCAGTTGGATCACACAGTGGAAATACAG GTTATAATGGTTTGTCTTATATCAACAATAAACAATTCAGTACAAAAGACCAGGACAACGACGGATCCAGTAGTTACGACTGTGCGGAAGGACACAGAGGAGCCTGGTGGTACggttattattataacatttgTTATAGTTATTGCCGTACTAGTGATTTCTCTTGCTATTATTACCCTGAGGGCAACTGCTGTCGTGGTTGCACATATTCAAATCTCAACGGAGACTACGACGGCTCTACTCGAGGAACGCACATGTTCTGGCATAGTTATAGTTTGAACGGTTACGGATGCAGCCTACAAtacacagatatgaaaatacGTCCTGTGTAG
- the LOC139973174 gene encoding uncharacterized protein: MEKLGGRKCWQSVLAVLMLWSFLELNTVIASVVSQSSGSSYFVFQQPEYPRDCKEVLNACSSTHNTSGVYLIKPDGYSEPFEAYCDNDLENGGWTVLQRRLMESINFNRTWKDFRNGFGFPRSEVWLGNEKVAFLTNQKQYQLRLEFQNAAGQSYYVTYDNFRISDEWGQYSLSSLGSYRGTPNSNIEWCPTNEIFTNETCERRCEDPETCVFSTSLAKPERCACVGDYMILEGNCIPQNKCLCFAADKGGVLRNGESFINSDCTRRSNCSNNQLTLEENYQCSDDATCDERNGVHRCYCNDGYEGDGVECTREVIPKDCNDLPTEGTRDGVYTIYPDNWPNGIQVYCEMESNGGGWTVFQRRSSAAVPFYRGWSEYKNGFGNLSQDHWLGNKYIHDITNQKTYELRIDLRDSGSTPYYALYSSFSISDNSDKYRLSIGSYSGDAGNNAMADSNNKQFSTKDQDNDGWSSYDCAERHRGAWWFTQDYRCRDHYSSSYCRTYCPTYDYYCDGFPVGGDDCADCADVHLNAEYDGSTRGTNMFWQSLPGYDCNLQFTEMKIRPV; encoded by the exons ATGGAAAAACTTGGAGGACGCAAATGTTGGCAGAGTGTCTTGGCAGTTTTGATGTTATGGAGTTTTCTTGAATTAAACACG GTCATCGCCAGCGTCGTGAGCCAATCATCCG GTTCTTCATACTTCGTTTTTCAACAACCCGAGTACCCGAGGGATTGCAAAGAAGTATTGAATGCCTGCTCTTCTACCCACAATACATCTGGGGTGTACCTAATTAAACCAGATGGCTACTCTGAACCATTTGAAGCCTACTGTGATAATGATCTTGAAAatggaggatggacg GTTTTGCAAAGACGACTAATGGAATCTATTAACTTCAATCGAACATGGAAGGACTTCAGAAACGGCTTCGGGTTCCCACGAAGTGAGGtttggcttggaaatgagaAAGTTGCTTTTCTAACGAACCAAAAACAGTATCAACTACGACTGGAGTTTCAGAATGCTGCGGGACAGTCTTACTACGTAACATATGACAACTTTCGTATTTCTGATGAATGGGGGCAATATTCACTGTCAAGTTTAGGTTCATACCGAGGAACACCAA ATTCAAACATTGAATGGTGTCCAACTAACGAAATATTCACCAACGAAACATGTGAGAGGAGGTGTGAGGACCCTGAGACCTGCGTCTTTTCAACCTCTCTTGCAAAACCAGAGAGATGTGCTTGTGTCGGTGATTATATGATTCTAGAAGGAAATTGCATTCCTCAGAACAAATGCTTATGTTTTGCTGCTGACAAGGGAGGTGTCTTAAGG AACGGCGAGTCTTTCATCAATTCAGACTGTACAAGAAGATCAAACTGTAGTAATAACCAACTTACTTTAGAAGAGaattaccagtgtagtgatgacgcaacctgtgatgagaggaacggtgtccatAGATGTTACTGCAATGATGGTTACGAAGGGGACGGGGTAGAGTGCACACGTGAGGTGATCCCAAAAGATTGCAACGATCTTCCTACTGAGGGTACCAGGGATGGAGTTTACACCATTTACCCTGATAATTGGCCTAACGGTATTCAGGtttactgtgagatggaaagtaacggaggaggatggacg GTTTTTCAACGACGATCCAGCGCAGCAGTTCCTTTTTATCGTGGTTGGTCTGAGTATAAAAATGGTTTCGGTAATCTTAGTCAAGACCACTGGCTTGGAAATAAATACATTCACGATATAACAAACCAGAAGACATACGAGCTACGTATTGATTTAAGAGATTCAGGATCTACACCATACTACGCCCTCTATTCTTCCTTCAGTATCAGTGACAACTCGGACAAGTATCGTCTGTCTATTGGATCATACAGCGGAGATGCTG GTAATAATGCTATGGCCGATAGCAACAATAAACAATTTAGTACAAAAGACCAGGACAACGACGGCTGGAGCAGCTATGACTGTGCTGAACGGCATCGAGGAGCCTGGTGGTTTACACAGGACTATCGCTGTAGAGATCATTATTCCTCTTCTTATTGTAGAACTTACTGCCCCACTTATGATTATTATTGCGATGGTTTCCCTGTCGGTGGTGACGACTGTGCCGATTGTGCAGATGTTCACCTGAACGCAGAATACGACGGGTCTACTAGAGGAACGAACATGTTCTGGCAAAGTCTTCCTGGATACGATTGTAACCTTCAGTtcacagaaatgaaaatacgACCTGTGTAG